One window from the genome of Bacillus rossius redtenbacheri isolate Brsri chromosome 17, Brsri_v3, whole genome shotgun sequence encodes:
- the LOC134540819 gene encoding uncharacterized protein LOC134540819 isoform X1, whose amino-acid sequence MEKWLGLRQNSDQEPSCSSQSAEIRLHECNPDASLDIIAESEEKQSHCVLKNPRKKLKISGKIKRTNKFCDSWLQIPELKSWLQKSNKTSLGNELAYCTVCRVDITAHKNDITRHSNSSKHQLNWQQVSTSHKLTSLKFITSDEVKRAEIKLAGLIASNNLPFSLVDTLVPLCADIFPDSKIAKNVTLGRTKATAVVKDVLGPAFQSKLHKHLAEAGTFLSIIMDETTDMSSVKQCAFAVVYYNNETHSVVTSFLDMVSVTSSAATDLFECLKNCLHLKNIPLSNIVGFSADTTNVMVGEHHSVFSLLKENVPGIVCIKCSCHMIHLAASKACLVLPRSVEDLLRNLGAHFSRSYIRREKLREFQIFFQTEIHNILSPAVTRWLSLKACIDRVLEQYLALESYLRESVFEDPSRTTEDMLKTMENKYTKMYMEFMSYVLGLLTNFNTLFQGEMPLLHRLKPEVERLLKTLCCNFMSPSYVKGMDVLTIEHKNPSNYVALNKVYLGILAQSSLDKLTEDKNVRENDLQFFLKSCLQFYVELVSQIKSRFDFSDKVFDVVNIVEPCVAQSLEIPSIMPVLKRFPILNDHVSAQAVDHEWRQHAMLDHAKLGLDSSKPAEEYWKDVFNLKNAAGAKLFENLEKVLGLLLVLPFSNACVERLFSTLRNIKTYHRNKLSNDTLVALISSKEGIEAEGGCVSFNPSKTMVNTKLWN is encoded by the exons ATGGAAAAGTGGCTAGGGCTACGTCAAAATAGCGACCAAGAACCAAGTTGCAG CTCTCAGTCGGCAGAAATAAGACTCCATGAATGCAATCCAGACGCAAGTTTAGATATTATAGCAGAATCTGAAGAAAAACAAAGTCATTGTGTTCTTAAAAACCcgagaaaaaagttaaaaataagtgGGAAAATAAAAAGGACTAATAAGTTTTGTGATTCCTGGTTGCAAATACCAGAACTCAAGTCCTGGTTACAAAAATCCAACAAAACTAGCTTAGGCAATGAGTTAGCGTACTGTACAGTATGTAGAGTTGACATAACTGCACACAAGAATGATATCACTCGTCACAGTAATTCGTCAAAACACCAGTTAAACTGGCAACAAGTAAGCACTTCACACAAACTGAcgagtttaaaatttataacttcagACGAAGTTAAAAGAGCCGAAATTAAATTAGCTGGTTTGATAGCTTCTAACAACCTACCATTCTCATTGGTTGATACATTAGTACCATTATGTGCAGATATTTTCCCTGACTCAAAGATTGCAAAAAATGTTACTTTGGGACGAACCAAAGCCACAGCAGTTGTGAAAGACGTTCTAGGTCCAGCTTTCCAATCAAAATTGCATAAGCATTTAGCTGAAGCTGGGACATTTTTGTCAATAATTATGGATGAAACCACTGACATGAGTTCTGTGAAACAGTGCGCATTTGCTGTAGTGTACTATAATAATGAAACTCACAGTGTTGTAACAAGTTTCCTGGACATGGTGAGTGTGACTTCTAGTGCAGCAACTGATTTGTTTGAGTGCCTAAAAAATTGCTTACATCTGAAAAACATTCCACTGTCAAATATTGTCGGCTTTTCTGCTGATACAACAAATGTGATGGTTGGTGAACATCATTCTGTATTTTCTTTGCTGAAAGAAAATGTGCCAGGCATTGTTTGCATAAAATGTTCATGCCACATGATTCATCTGGCTGCTTCAAAAGCTTGCTTAGTACTTCCTCGTTCAGTTGAAGATTTGCTGAGAAATCTTGGTGCTCATTTTAGTAGGAGTTACATAAGAAGAGAAAAACTGagagaatttcaaatttttttccaaacagaaATTCATAACATTCTTTCTCCAGCTGTCACACGTTGGTTGTCACTGAAGGCTTGCATTGACAGGGTTTTAGAGCAGTACTTAGCACTTGAATCATATCTTAGAGAGTCTGTCTTTGAAGATCCTTCAAGAACAACAGAAGATATGCTGAAGACCATGGAAAACAAGTATACTAAAATGTATATGGAGTTTATGTCATATGTTCTTGGTCTTTTGACAAATTTCAACACGCTCTTTCAAGGTGAAATGCCATTGCTCCATCGACTCAAACCAGAAGTTGAAAGACTTCTGAAGACCCTATGCTGTAATTTTATGAGTCCATCATATGTTAAAGGCATGGATGTATTGACAATTGAACATAAAAATCCATCAAACTATGTTGCTTTAAATAAAGTATATCTTGGAATCCTTGCACAAAGTAGTTTGGACAAACTTACAGAAGATaagaatgttcgtgaaaatgatTTACAGTTTTTTCTAAAATCATGCCTCCAGTTTTATGTCGAGCTTGTATCACAGATCAAAAGTAGGTTTGATTTTAGTGACAAAGTGTTTGATGTTGTCAACATAGTTGAGCCTTGTGTTGCCCAGTCTTTAGAGATTCCATCAATTATGCCAGTTCTGAAGCGTTTTCCTATATTAAATGACCATGTAAGTGCTCAAGCTGTAGACCATGAATGGCGGCAACATGCGATGTTAGACCATGCAAAACTTGGTCTTGATAGTTCAAAACCAGCAGAGGAGTATTGGAAGGATGTTTTCAATCTCAAGAATGCAGCTGGAGCGAAACTCTTCGAAAATCTGGAAAAGGTATTGGGACTTCTCTTGGTTCTTCCATTCTCCAATGCATGCGTGGAAAGACTTTTCAGCACACTTAGAAACATCAAGACATATCACAGAAACAAACTATCAAATGATACTTTGGTAGCTTTGATTAGTTCAAAGGAAGGTATTGAAGCCGAGGGAGGCTGTGTTTCATTCAATCCCAGCAAGACAATGGTGAACACAAAACTGTGGAACTGA
- the LOC134540819 gene encoding uncharacterized protein LOC134540819 isoform X6, translated as MDETTDMSSVKQCAFAVVYYNNETHSVVTSFLDMVSVTSSAATDLFECLKNCLHLKNIPLSNIVGFSADTTNVMVGEHHSVFSLLKENVPGIVCIKCSCHMIHLAASKACLVLPRSVEDLLRNLGAHFSRSYIRREKLREFQIFFQTEIHNILSPAVTRWLSLKACIDRVLEQYLALESYLRESVFEDPSRTTEDMLKTMENKYTKMYMEFMSYVLGLLTNFNTLFQGEMPLLHRLKPEVERLLKTLCCNFMSPSYVKGMDVLTIEHKNPSNYVALNKVYLGILAQSSLDKLTEDKNVRENDLQFFLKSCLQFYVELVSQIKSRFDFSDKVFDVVNIVEPCVAQSLEIPSIMPVLKRFPILNDHVSAQAVDHEWRQHAMLDHAKLGLDSSKPAEEYWKDVFNLKNAAGAKLFENLEKVLGLLLVLPFSNACVERLFSTLRNIKTYHRNKLSNDTLVALISSKEGIEAEGGCVSFNPSKTMVNTKLWN; from the coding sequence ATGGATGAAACCACTGACATGAGTTCTGTGAAACAGTGCGCATTTGCTGTAGTGTACTATAATAATGAAACTCACAGTGTTGTAACAAGTTTCCTGGACATGGTGAGTGTGACTTCTAGTGCAGCAACTGATTTGTTTGAGTGCCTAAAAAATTGCTTACATCTGAAAAACATTCCACTGTCAAATATTGTCGGCTTTTCTGCTGATACAACAAATGTGATGGTTGGTGAACATCATTCTGTATTTTCTTTGCTGAAAGAAAATGTGCCAGGCATTGTTTGCATAAAATGTTCATGCCACATGATTCATCTGGCTGCTTCAAAAGCTTGCTTAGTACTTCCTCGTTCAGTTGAAGATTTGCTGAGAAATCTTGGTGCTCATTTTAGTAGGAGTTACATAAGAAGAGAAAAACTGagagaatttcaaatttttttccaaacagaaATTCATAACATTCTTTCTCCAGCTGTCACACGTTGGTTGTCACTGAAGGCTTGCATTGACAGGGTTTTAGAGCAGTACTTAGCACTTGAATCATATCTTAGAGAGTCTGTCTTTGAAGATCCTTCAAGAACAACAGAAGATATGCTGAAGACCATGGAAAACAAGTATACTAAAATGTATATGGAGTTTATGTCATATGTTCTTGGTCTTTTGACAAATTTCAACACGCTCTTTCAAGGTGAAATGCCATTGCTCCATCGACTCAAACCAGAAGTTGAAAGACTTCTGAAGACCCTATGCTGTAATTTTATGAGTCCATCATATGTTAAAGGCATGGATGTATTGACAATTGAACATAAAAATCCATCAAACTATGTTGCTTTAAATAAAGTATATCTTGGAATCCTTGCACAAAGTAGTTTGGACAAACTTACAGAAGATaagaatgttcgtgaaaatgatTTACAGTTTTTTCTAAAATCATGCCTCCAGTTTTATGTCGAGCTTGTATCACAGATCAAAAGTAGGTTTGATTTTAGTGACAAAGTGTTTGATGTTGTCAACATAGTTGAGCCTTGTGTTGCCCAGTCTTTAGAGATTCCATCAATTATGCCAGTTCTGAAGCGTTTTCCTATATTAAATGACCATGTAAGTGCTCAAGCTGTAGACCATGAATGGCGGCAACATGCGATGTTAGACCATGCAAAACTTGGTCTTGATAGTTCAAAACCAGCAGAGGAGTATTGGAAGGATGTTTTCAATCTCAAGAATGCAGCTGGAGCGAAACTCTTCGAAAATCTGGAAAAGGTATTGGGACTTCTCTTGGTTCTTCCATTCTCCAATGCATGCGTGGAAAGACTTTTCAGCACACTTAGAAACATCAAGACATATCACAGAAACAAACTATCAAATGATACTTTGGTAGCTTTGATTAGTTCAAAGGAAGGTATTGAAGCCGAGGGAGGCTGTGTTTCATTCAATCCCAGCAAGACAATGGTGAACACAAAACTGTGGAACTGA